A genome region from Crossiella equi includes the following:
- the dnaN gene encoding DNA polymerase III subunit beta, translating into MSFDLTADTAALASATSDLARLLPGRVLDPVLAGVLLTADEHGVVLAGTDRERGVRLAAPALTHTDGRVLVPAKPLAETLAALGSPEVRLVVEGSRLAVRTPGARFALPLLEADSHPGVAEPPAASGSVRGADLHAAVPAVASAASRDDALPVFTGVRLRAKHGRLVAVATDRYRMAAADLPWLAVDEGLDVLIPGALFTEVARQARGADRVTVHADTDRAALTWGGTTVVTSVLAHGLPDEDKLFPTEAECSLTLSGAALAGAVRRVAPYAGTRGVLTIEAGDAELRVRGEDPQAGEAEEVVKATVQGGRVTRAYQARYLLETLRWFGEQEVRVDVQPGIRGTMFSAPEATGVRLRYLVVPLRR; encoded by the coding sequence ATGTCCTTCGACCTCACCGCCGACACCGCCGCCCTGGCCTCGGCCACTTCGGACCTGGCCCGCCTGCTGCCCGGCCGGGTGCTCGACCCGGTGCTGGCGGGCGTGCTGCTCACCGCGGACGAGCACGGTGTGGTGCTGGCGGGCACCGACCGCGAGCGCGGCGTGCGGCTGGCCGCCCCGGCGCTCACGCACACCGACGGGCGGGTGCTGGTCCCGGCGAAGCCGCTGGCCGAGACGCTGGCCGCGCTGGGCTCGCCGGAGGTGCGGCTGGTGGTGGAGGGCAGCAGGCTGGCCGTGCGCACGCCCGGCGCGCGGTTCGCGTTGCCGCTGCTGGAGGCCGACAGTCACCCCGGCGTGGCGGAGCCGCCCGCCGCCTCGGGCAGCGTGCGGGGCGCCGACCTGCACGCGGCCGTCCCGGCGGTGGCCTCGGCGGCCAGCCGGGACGACGCGCTGCCGGTGTTCACCGGGGTGCGGCTGCGGGCCAAGCACGGGCGGCTGGTCGCGGTGGCCACCGACCGCTACCGCATGGCCGCCGCCGACCTGCCCTGGCTCGCGGTGGACGAGGGGCTGGACGTGCTGATCCCGGGCGCGCTTTTCACCGAGGTGGCCAGGCAGGCGCGCGGCGCGGACCGGGTCACCGTGCACGCCGACACCGACCGGGCCGCGTTGACCTGGGGCGGGACCACCGTGGTCACCTCGGTGCTGGCGCACGGGCTGCCCGATGAGGACAAGCTCTTCCCCACCGAGGCCGAGTGCTCGCTCACCCTGTCCGGCGCGGCGCTGGCCGGGGCGGTGCGCCGGGTCGCGCCCTACGCCGGTACCCGGGGCGTGCTCACGATCGAGGCCGGGGACGCCGAGCTGCGCGTGCGCGGGGAGGACCCGCAGGCGGGCGAGGCCGAGGAGGTGGTGAAGGCCACCGTGCAGGGCGGCCGGGTCACCCGTGCCTACCAGGCCAGGTACCTGCTGGAGACGCTGCGCTGGTTCGGCGAGCAGGAGGTGCGCGTGGACGTGCAGCCGGGCATCCGGGGCACCATGTTCAGCGCCCCGGAGGCCACCGGCGTGCGGCTGCGCTACCTGGTCGTACCGCTGCGCAGGTAG
- a CDS encoding MBL fold metallo-hydrolase, with translation MTPPAYGQLRQVTERAAVVLCDNPNIMTLDGTNTWVLRAPGAPDCVVVDPGPDDEAHLALVAGQGPVSQVLITHNHGDHTGGAARFAELTGAPVHAIDPAHRHNGGGTLTEGQVVEAAGLRLHVLFTPGHTADSVCLRVEGESSLLTGDTILGRGTTIVAYPDGALGPYLDSLRRLVEFPEGTTVLPGHGPELPDLVQVARYYLAHREQRLDQVRGALARLGADATTRQVVELVYADVDPSLWGAAEWSVEAQLAYLRSGTTR, from the coding sequence ATGACACCCCCCGCCTACGGGCAGCTCCGCCAGGTCACCGAGCGCGCGGCCGTGGTGCTGTGCGACAACCCGAACATCATGACCCTGGACGGCACGAACACCTGGGTGCTGCGCGCACCCGGTGCCCCGGACTGCGTGGTGGTCGACCCGGGGCCGGACGACGAGGCGCACCTGGCCCTGGTGGCCGGGCAGGGCCCGGTCAGCCAGGTCCTGATCACGCACAACCACGGCGACCACACCGGCGGCGCGGCGCGCTTCGCCGAGCTGACCGGCGCCCCCGTGCACGCCATCGACCCGGCGCACCGGCACAACGGCGGCGGCACGCTCACCGAGGGGCAGGTGGTCGAGGCGGCGGGCCTGCGCCTGCACGTGCTGTTCACCCCCGGCCACACCGCCGACTCGGTCTGCCTGCGCGTCGAGGGCGAGAGCTCGCTGCTGACCGGCGACACCATCCTCGGCCGCGGCACCACGATCGTGGCCTACCCGGACGGCGCGCTCGGCCCGTACCTGGACTCGCTGCGGCGGCTCGTCGAGTTCCCGGAGGGCACCACGGTGCTGCCCGGCCACGGCCCCGAGCTGCCGGACCTGGTGCAGGTCGCCCGGTACTACCTGGCCCACCGCGAGCAGCGGCTGGACCAGGTGCGCGGGGCCCTGGCCCGGCTGGGCGCGGACGCCACCACCCGCCAGGTGGTGGAGCTGGTCTACGCCGATGTCGACCCGTCCCTGTGGGGCGCGGCCGAGTGGTCGGTGGAGGCCCAGCTGGCCTACCTGCGCAGCGGTACGACCAGGTAG
- a CDS encoding NUDIX hydrolase, with protein sequence MVLPKGFVPDEPPAVPAVPRDSATVALVRDTAEGAEVFLLRRVLGMAFAGGMTVFPGGGVDQRDADASVAWAGPTPAWWAQRFGCSTELARALVCAAVRETFEEAGVLLAGPDADGIVSDTRPYAQARQELVDRKLSLAEFLTETGLVLRADLLRPLGNWVTPPEEPRRYDTRFFLAALPQGQRADGTTTEADHASWRRPAEAIEDWAQGHSMLMPPTWVTLSQLGEHRTVAELLAAEREITKITPRVVRRADGAHRVALPGDEDYPEAS encoded by the coding sequence ATGGTCCTGCCGAAGGGGTTCGTGCCGGACGAGCCACCCGCGGTGCCCGCCGTCCCGCGTGACTCGGCCACCGTCGCCCTGGTGCGCGACACGGCCGAGGGTGCCGAGGTGTTCCTGCTGCGCCGCGTGCTTGGCATGGCCTTCGCCGGGGGCATGACCGTCTTCCCCGGCGGGGGTGTGGACCAGCGGGACGCCGATGCCTCCGTGGCCTGGGCCGGGCCCACACCCGCGTGGTGGGCGCAGCGGTTCGGCTGTTCGACCGAGCTGGCCCGCGCGCTGGTGTGCGCGGCGGTGCGGGAGACCTTCGAGGAGGCGGGCGTGCTGCTCGCCGGGCCGGACGCCGACGGCATCGTCTCCGACACCCGGCCCTACGCGCAGGCCCGCCAGGAGCTGGTCGACCGCAAGCTGTCCCTGGCCGAGTTCCTCACCGAGACCGGCCTGGTGCTGCGCGCCGACCTGCTGCGGCCGCTGGGCAACTGGGTGACGCCGCCGGAGGAGCCCCGGCGCTACGACACGCGCTTCTTCCTGGCCGCCCTGCCGCAGGGCCAGCGCGCCGACGGCACCACCACCGAGGCCGACCACGCCTCGTGGCGCCGTCCGGCCGAGGCCATCGAGGACTGGGCGCAGGGGCACAGCATGCTCATGCCGCCCACCTGGGTCACGCTGTCCCAGCTGGGCGAGCACCGCACGGTCGCGGAGCTGCTGGCGGCCGAGCGGGAGATCACCAAGATCACCCCGAGGGTGGTGCGGCGCGCCGACGGTGCGCACCGGGTCGCCCTGCCCGGCGACGAGGACTACCCGGAGGCGTCATGA
- a CDS encoding Gfo/Idh/MocA family protein: MDEQLKIGLVGAGPWARNVHGPGIADHPGTRLVSVWARRRAAAEEVAQPLGAEVAGSFAELLSTVDAVAFAVPPAVQGELALEAARAGKHLVLEKPVAGTVDQAARLADQVDARGLVSLLLLTRRYSPEVRDWLAELHRLGGWTGGSVRWLTGAVLGGPYSASPWRQSDGAVLDIGPHAIDLLDAALGPVTDVLAAHRGADDLCHLVLGHEGGASSTLTLSLRLPIQPGVVEIAVYGQHGHRALGSGGFTAQDCFTALLDEFLAMVDSGTTSHPCDVRRGLHLQRVLADITGRSGWTA, encoded by the coding sequence GTGGACGAACAGCTGAAGATCGGCTTGGTCGGTGCGGGCCCCTGGGCCCGGAACGTGCACGGGCCAGGCATCGCGGACCACCCCGGCACGCGGCTGGTCTCCGTGTGGGCCAGGCGCCGGGCGGCGGCGGAGGAGGTGGCCCAGCCACTCGGCGCCGAGGTCGCGGGCTCCTTCGCCGAGCTTCTGTCCACTGTGGACGCGGTCGCGTTCGCGGTACCCCCGGCGGTCCAGGGTGAGCTGGCCCTGGAGGCTGCCCGCGCGGGCAAGCACCTGGTGCTGGAGAAGCCGGTCGCGGGCACCGTGGACCAGGCGGCGCGGCTGGCCGATCAGGTGGACGCGCGCGGGCTGGTCTCGCTGCTGCTGCTCACCCGCCGCTACTCCCCCGAGGTCCGCGACTGGCTGGCCGAGCTGCACCGGCTCGGCGGCTGGACCGGCGGCTCGGTGCGCTGGCTGACCGGCGCGGTGCTGGGCGGCCCGTACTCGGCCTCGCCGTGGCGGCAGAGCGACGGCGCGGTGCTGGACATCGGCCCGCACGCCATCGACCTGCTGGACGCCGCGCTGGGCCCGGTCACCGACGTGCTGGCCGCGCACCGGGGCGCCGACGACCTGTGCCACCTGGTGCTGGGCCACGAGGGCGGGGCGAGCAGCACGCTCACCCTGTCGCTGCGCCTGCCCATCCAGCCGGGCGTGGTGGAGATCGCGGTCTACGGCCAGCACGGCCACCGGGCGCTGGGCAGCGGCGGGTTCACCGCCCAGGACTGCTTCACCGCCCTGCTGGACGAGTTCCTCGCCATGGTGGACAGCGGCACCACGAGCCACCCCTGCGATGTGCGGCGGGGCCTGCACCTGCAACGGGTGCTCGCCGACATCACCGGCCGGTCCGGGTGGACCGCCTGA